In the Candidatus Methylomirabilota bacterium genome, one interval contains:
- a CDS encoding kinase/pyrophosphorylase codes for MIFVVSDATGETAERMVRSALVQFEGAPATVIRHGDVRTPESLRAVVQEAAGHRSLILHTLVSNELRRLMLPECRSHGVDAMDLMGPMLDRLATHLRLTPQEKPGLFKQLVEARSRQVEAVEFAFRHDDGQRADEFGRAEVVLVGVSRTMKTPTMVYLAYQGWFAANVPIIPEIPLAPAVLSLPSERVICLVMEPNRLVELRRARADHLAMPTKSYISLADVRRELRHSEQLCVTHGWRQVDVTGKSVEEVAREVVHLLPIEDQVRMPAW; via the coding sequence ATGATTTTCGTAGTTTCCGACGCCACTGGCGAGACAGCGGAGCGGATGGTCCGATCCGCTCTCGTGCAGTTTGAGGGGGCACCCGCGACGGTGATCCGACACGGGGATGTCCGCACGCCAGAGTCGCTCCGGGCCGTGGTCCAGGAAGCCGCTGGTCATCGATCCCTGATTCTTCATACACTGGTTTCGAACGAACTGCGCCGCTTGATGCTCCCTGAATGCCGTTCGCACGGGGTGGATGCGATGGACCTGATGGGCCCGATGTTGGACCGGCTCGCCACACACCTGAGGCTCACGCCGCAAGAGAAGCCGGGGCTGTTCAAGCAGCTGGTCGAAGCCAGGTCGAGGCAAGTTGAGGCGGTCGAGTTCGCCTTCCGCCACGACGACGGACAGCGTGCGGACGAGTTCGGCCGTGCGGAAGTCGTCCTCGTCGGTGTCTCCCGAACGATGAAGACGCCGACGATGGTGTACCTTGCCTACCAGGGGTGGTTCGCCGCCAACGTTCCCATCATCCCCGAGATTCCTCTGGCCCCGGCGGTGCTCTCCTTGCCGTCCGAACGGGTCATTTGCCTTGTCATGGAGCCCAACCGGCTGGTGGAATTGCGGCGTGCCCGCGCTGACCACCTCGCGATGCCTACGAAATCATACATCTCACTGGCGGACGTCCGGAGAGAGCTTCGTCACTCTGAGCAGCTGTGTGTCACTCATGGCTGGCGGCAGGTCGACGTGACAGGCAAGTCGGTTGAGGAGGTGGCCCGGGAGGTCGTGCATCTTCTCCCCATCGAGGACCAGGTACGCATGCCGGCATGGTAA
- a CDS encoding glutaredoxin family protein, producing MRKWLTLFVFVIALASYQHWDKIERYSNDGNDFKLNGSHQVVMYSTSWCGYCRKARAFFARNDIAYVEYDIEKSYEAKRQFDKLRGRGVPLIVVGTEQIKGWNPTAVKAALARLKDSPSPKPVTYAAAQKTSTVKQDEGYIIHLRNGRKIEVEDYWARGNTIQFRKLGGVVGVDRKRVVMIESQVDGVRKRYSPIFTRQSQREGSGLVR from the coding sequence TTGAGAAAATGGCTTACATTGTTTGTCTTCGTTATCGCTCTAGCCAGTTATCAACATTGGGATAAGATCGAGCGTTATTCTAATGATGGTAACGACTTCAAGTTAAACGGCTCTCACCAAGTAGTCATGTATTCAACTTCTTGGTGCGGCTATTGCCGGAAGGCAAGAGCATTCTTTGCTCGTAATGATATAGCTTATGTAGAATACGATATAGAAAAGTCATACGAGGCGAAACGTCAATTCGACAAACTTAGGGGAAGGGGAGTACCTTTAATTGTTGTGGGCACTGAACAGATCAAGGGATGGAACCCAACAGCTGTTAAAGCAGCTCTCGCTCGTCTGAAAGATTCCCCTTCGCCCAAGCCCGTCACCTATGCTGCTGCCCAAAAGACGTCCACCGTTAAACAAGACGAAGGATACATTATTCACCTTCGCAATGGGCGAAAAATAGAGGTTGAAGATTACTGGGCAAGAGGCAACACAATCCAATTTCGGAAGCTTGGTGGTGTCGTGGGTGTGGACCGCAAACGTGTCGTCATGATTGAAAGCCAAGTTGATGGTGTGCGCAAGCGGTATAGCCCCATCTTCACAAGACAATCTCAGCGTGAAGGGTCAGGACTCGTGCGATGA